GCGAATCAAAGCCGGGATCACATGGGAACTGGCGGGGTTGAAATTATCCTCCGGTCCGTATAAATTCACCGGTAGCAGGTAAATACCGTTCAATCCATACTGGTCGCGATAGGCTTGCAGTTGTACCAGCAAAGCTTTCTTGGCGATGCCGTAGGGAGCATTGGTTTCTTCGGGATAGCCATTCCACAGGTCATCTTCGTGGAAAGGAACCGGAGTAAACTTGGGATAGGCACAGATAGTCCCCACGCACACAAACTTACTTACCCCCGCCTCGTAAGCCGCGTGAATTAATTGCGTTCCCATCATCAGGTTGTCGTAAAACAGCTCTGCCGGTTTGTCCCGGTTCAAGCCAATGCCGCCCACGTGAGCCGCCAAATGCACCACCACATCGCGATCGCTGACTGCCCGGCGACAAGCCGCCATCTCCCGCAAATCGCAATCGCGCGATCGCGGCGTAGAAATATTTTCCCGCCGGGCACCAGCGTGTACCAACCGATCCACCACTTGACGCCCGAGAAAACCAGCGCCCCCAGTGACCAGAATGCGTTTGTCTTCTAATGCCAACACTGCCATAATGTCGTTCCCCCAACAGCCGCAATATAGATGGAAATCGTCGCAACAGTTTTAATCGAAATAACTACTCAGTTCCTGGCGAATCAGTGCTCGATCGATGACATTTTCCTTGGCCGGTCCGTGGGGCGAAGAAAGTCCCAAACTGGCCAAATCTGCTTCCACCATCAGCGCCACCAATTCCTTAAAGGAAACGCTTGGTTCCCAACCTAAATTCTCGCGTGCCTTGCTGCAATCGCCAATGAGCAAGTCCACTTCCGCCGGACGCAGGTAGCGCGGGTCAAATTCTACGTAATCTTGCCAGTTTAAATTCACATGCCCAAAGGCCAACTCCAGAAACTCCCGGACC
Above is a genomic segment from Geitlerinema sp. PCC 9228 containing:
- a CDS encoding GDP-L-fucose synthase, which translates into the protein MAVLALEDKRILVTGGAGFLGRQVVDRLVHAGARRENISTPRSRDCDLREMAACRRAVSDRDVVVHLAAHVGGIGLNRDKPAELFYDNLMMGTQLIHAAYEAGVSKFVCVGTICAYPKFTPVPFHEDDLWNGYPEETNAPYGIAKKALLVQLQAYRDQYGLNGIYLLPVNLYGPEDNFNPASSHVIPALIRKVHEAQKNGDRQITVWGDGSPTREFLYSSDAARGIAIATQKYNEPEPVNLGTGYEISIRDLAELICDLMDFQGEIVWDTSKPNGQPRRCLDVQRAKEKFGFVAQVDFKQGLKNTIDWYRQHAASIDS